A section of the Malaclemys terrapin pileata isolate rMalTer1 chromosome 15, rMalTer1.hap1, whole genome shotgun sequence genome encodes:
- the TEX12 gene encoding LOW QUALITY PROTEIN: testis-expressed protein 12 (The sequence of the model RefSeq protein was modified relative to this genomic sequence to represent the inferred CDS: deleted 1 base in 1 codon) produces the protein MKYWFGDLTKKRLLETLSCGGERGVCGGALCGVWGSLGAAYQGLQEVELQGCGGVERVCGLGVTMTSNTVKADENRSKRRKEMENEASESPQLSSLERPDLALSESLQSLYKPEALEKVLNDMNKEINNLLSKYAHILSERAAMDASYVQELEGILKEARIIENHLKQKRESLRHRFTVIANTLQS, from the exons agctgtgggggtgaAAGGGGTGTATGTGGGGGTGCACTTTGTGGTGTATGG GGGTCACTAGGAGCTGCATACcaaggcctccaggaagtggagctgcaggggtgtggtggggtagaaagggtgtgt GGGCTTGGA GTAACAATGACAAGTAACACAGTAAAAGCTGATGAAAATAGAAGTAAGCGTAGAAAGGAGATGGAG AATGAAGCTTCAGAAAGTCCTCAGTTGTCCTCCCTGGAAAGACCAGACTTGGCTCTTTCTGAAAGCTTACAGTCACTTTACAAACCTGAAGCACTGGAAAAGGTTTTAAATG ATATGAACAAAGAAATTAATAACCTGTTGTCAAAATATGCCCATATTTTAAG TGAGAGAGCGGCAATGGATGCTTCTTATGTACAAGAGCTTGAAGGAATCTTGAAAGAAGCGAGGATCATAGAAAATCACTTGAAGCAGAAAAGAGAGAGTCTGAGACACAGATTCACAGTCATTGCAAACACCCTGCAAAGCTAA